A genome region from Chengkuizengella sp. SCS-71B includes the following:
- a CDS encoding ferredoxin: MAKFTYVDKETCIACGACGATAPDIYDYDDEGLAEVIYEDDNNKGVKEIPEDLHDDMQDAADGCPTDSIQIADEPFNN; this comes from the coding sequence ATGGCAAAGTTTACTTATGTCGATAAAGAAACTTGTATAGCTTGCGGAGCTTGCGGTGCGACTGCACCTGATATTTATGATTATGATGATGAGGGTTTGGCAGAAGTAATTTATGAAGACGACAACAACAAAGGTGTAAAAGAAATTCCTGAAGATCTTCATGACGATATGCAAGATGCAGCAGATGGTTGTCCAACAGACTCCATTCAGATTGCTGACGAACCGTTTAATAATTAA
- the queD gene encoding 6-carboxytetrahydropterin synthase QueD, with protein sequence MSYEIPKKVQLLGTDIQKEQLKYHTKKVLVSKEFTFDSAHHLHCYEGKCQSLHGHTYRLQVIMLGRTDERGIVIDFADIKKITKEKVIDPLDHKYLNDVLPPMNTTAENMVVWIYEQIKEALIDEGWSPEVILEEIRLWETPTSYASVTRALMEE encoded by the coding sequence ATGAGTTATGAAATACCAAAAAAAGTACAGCTTTTGGGTACAGATATACAAAAAGAACAGTTGAAATATCACACAAAAAAAGTATTGGTTTCTAAAGAATTTACATTTGATAGTGCACATCATTTACACTGTTATGAAGGGAAATGTCAAAGTCTACATGGGCATACATATCGATTGCAGGTCATCATGTTAGGTCGAACTGACGAGAGAGGCATTGTCATAGATTTTGCAGATATAAAAAAAATAACAAAAGAAAAAGTAATAGACCCATTAGATCATAAATATTTAAATGATGTATTGCCACCAATGAATACTACGGCTGAAAATATGGTCGTTTGGATATATGAACAAATTAAAGAAGCTCTGATCGATGAAGGATGGTCACCAGAAGTGATTTTAGAAGAAATTCGTCTTTGGGAAACACCAACTAGCTATGCCTCTGTGACAAGAGCATTAATGGAGGAATGA
- a CDS encoding 7-carboxy-7-deazaguanine synthase QueE — MNEIKLPMVEIFETVEGEGTGAGFPTIFVRLFGCNLRCTWCDTPYSYPPEKAEKVMSIEEIVNEVRTYSSHQICLTGGEPLLYGDHSLKLIEELVKLEQIKDIHIETNGAIDLQPFINQITSSKVRYVMDYKLPDSGEMEKMDVKNLELLRKQDELKFVIGSEQDFFTAKQLLDTNQTEALPLFSPVWETMPPQKLVEMMLEHKCSHIKLNLQLHKIIWDPAMRGV, encoded by the coding sequence ATGAATGAAATCAAACTTCCTATGGTTGAAATTTTTGAGACGGTGGAAGGTGAGGGGACTGGAGCAGGTTTTCCTACCATATTTGTCCGTCTTTTTGGTTGTAATTTAAGATGTACTTGGTGTGACACTCCCTATAGCTATCCACCAGAAAAAGCTGAGAAAGTAATGAGTATTGAAGAGATTGTGAATGAAGTTCGTACATATTCTTCACATCAAATTTGCCTGACAGGTGGAGAGCCATTATTATATGGAGATCATTCATTGAAACTGATAGAAGAATTAGTTAAATTAGAACAAATTAAAGACATTCATATTGAAACAAACGGAGCCATAGACTTGCAACCATTTATAAATCAAATAACATCTTCAAAAGTTAGATATGTAATGGATTATAAATTGCCTGACTCTGGTGAAATGGAAAAAATGGATGTGAAAAACCTTGAGTTACTGCGTAAACAAGATGAATTAAAATTCGTTATAGGTAGTGAACAAGATTTTTTCACAGCGAAGCAATTATTGGATACGAACCAAACAGAAGCATTACCTTTATTTAGTCCTGTTTGGGAAACGATGCCGCCTCAAAAATTAGTGGAAATGATGTTAGAACATAAATGTTCTCATATTAAGTTGAATTTACAATTGCATAAAATCATTTGGGATCCAGCTATGAGAGGTGTATAG
- a CDS encoding GTP pyrophosphokinase family protein, translating to MDGRDWRKFLYPYEQSVDELKVKFKSLRTELKQLEEFSPIEFVTGRVKKVSSILEKARKLNVSMDQLETGIEDIAGIRIMCQFVEDIERVVELIHERQDMDVVYEKDYVNNNKPSGYRSYHVIVEYPVQTALGVKKVLAEIQIRTLAMNFWATIEHSLNYKYKEKLPKEVVTRLEKAAEAAFKLDEEMSSIREEIVDAQKDFATKSDLVYKVLSEIQVLFFYRRVKEAAAFQLRFNEIWEEEDYQSMWQLSEEIHQALSLAKGDQP from the coding sequence ATGGATGGAAGGGATTGGAGGAAGTTTTTATACCCCTATGAACAATCAGTAGATGAATTGAAGGTCAAATTTAAGTCCTTACGTACCGAATTAAAGCAATTAGAAGAGTTTTCACCTATAGAATTCGTTACAGGAAGAGTAAAAAAAGTTTCCAGTATTTTAGAAAAAGCAAGGAAACTTAACGTATCTATGGATCAACTGGAAACAGGAATTGAGGATATTGCTGGAATTCGTATCATGTGTCAATTTGTAGAAGATATCGAACGGGTAGTAGAGTTAATACATGAAAGACAAGATATGGATGTAGTTTATGAGAAGGATTATGTTAACAATAATAAACCTAGTGGATATCGAAGTTATCATGTGATCGTGGAATATCCTGTGCAAACCGCACTAGGTGTAAAAAAAGTGTTGGCTGAGATTCAGATTCGTACGTTAGCAATGAATTTTTGGGCTACAATTGAACATTCATTAAACTATAAATATAAAGAAAAACTGCCAAAAGAAGTAGTAACAAGGTTGGAAAAAGCCGCAGAGGCTGCTTTTAAACTTGATGAAGAGATGTCAAGCATTCGAGAAGAAATAGTAGATGCACAAAAGGATTTTGCAACAAAATCCGATCTTGTATATAAGGTGTTAAGTGAGATACAAGTATTGTTCTTTTATAGGAGAGTGAAGGAGGCAGCAGCTTTTCAATTGAGATTCAACGAGATTTGGGAAGAAGAGGATTATCAGAGTATGTGGCAGCTTTCTGAAGAAATCCATCAAGCGCTTTCCTTAGCGAAAGGAGATCAACCTTAA
- a CDS encoding DUF309 domain-containing protein — protein sequence MSAYDSLYVEYIYYFNIERDYFECHEVLEELWLNEGRSPIYQGLLQVAVALHHFNNNNITGGIKLFRLALEKLEINESLADELGIDLTKLIEDSRVYLNKLKQYENDPFDFYDLDIIITDTKLQQEVEYLKKNPPTKHDEMDE from the coding sequence TTGAGTGCTTATGATTCTTTATATGTTGAGTATATATATTATTTTAATATAGAACGTGATTATTTTGAATGTCATGAAGTGTTGGAAGAGCTGTGGTTAAATGAGGGTAGGTCCCCTATCTATCAAGGGCTTTTACAGGTTGCTGTAGCTTTACATCATTTTAACAACAATAATATTACCGGAGGAATTAAACTTTTTCGTCTTGCATTAGAGAAACTGGAGATCAATGAGAGTTTAGCAGATGAATTAGGAATTGACTTAACAAAGTTAATTGAAGATAGTAGGGTTTATCTAAATAAATTGAAACAATATGAAAATGATCCATTCGATTTTTATGACCTGGATATTATCATTACAGATACTAAATTACAACAAGAAGTTGAATACTTAAAGAAAAACCCTCCCACAAAACATGATGAAATGGATGAATAA
- a CDS encoding SulP family inorganic anion transporter: MNLQQTWKDSWFSNVRGDVLSGMTVALALIPEAIAFSIIAGVDPMVGLYASFCIAVVIAFVGGRPGMISAATGAMALLMVTLVAEHGLQYLLAATILTGIIQFLMGIFKLGRFVTFIPQSVVIGFVNALAILIFMAQLPHFVGESWQMYAIVAGTLAIIYILPRFTKAIPSALVAIIVMSIVVIFSGLQMRTVGDMGKITSELPIFLIPNIPLNLETLMIILPYSFPLALVGILESLLTATIVDEMTETKSDKNKEIRGQGIANFITGFFGGMAGCAMIGQSVINVKSGGKGRLSALVAGVFLLFLILVLGDVVAMIPMAALVGVMIMVSIGTFDWQSLRELNRIPRSDAVVMIVTVAIVVVTHDLAKGVIAGVILSALNFGWRMSQIKTKVSIENNTKTYTVTGQLFFGTMTHFVDLFDVNNDPDHIIIDFGQSHVWDHSAVTAISKVIMKYQQLDKKVSIEGLNEESKAIIEQVGLSSSSSH, encoded by the coding sequence TTGAACTTACAACAAACGTGGAAAGATTCATGGTTCTCGAATGTTAGAGGTGACGTTTTATCAGGAATGACAGTAGCCTTGGCATTAATACCTGAAGCGATAGCATTTTCTATTATTGCTGGTGTAGATCCAATGGTTGGATTATATGCATCGTTTTGTATCGCAGTAGTCATTGCATTCGTAGGTGGAAGACCAGGGATGATATCAGCAGCAACAGGTGCAATGGCATTATTAATGGTTACTTTAGTAGCAGAACATGGATTACAATATTTATTGGCAGCCACAATTTTAACTGGTATTATACAATTTTTAATGGGAATATTTAAATTAGGACGATTTGTTACTTTTATACCACAATCAGTAGTTATTGGTTTTGTGAATGCTTTAGCGATATTAATATTTATGGCTCAGCTTCCTCATTTTGTTGGGGAATCATGGCAAATGTACGCTATTGTTGCAGGTACGTTAGCCATCATATATATTTTACCTAGATTTACTAAAGCTATACCATCAGCTTTAGTGGCAATTATTGTGATGTCTATAGTGGTTATATTTAGTGGACTACAGATGAGAACGGTTGGAGATATGGGTAAAATAACATCAGAATTGCCTATATTTTTAATTCCTAATATACCTTTAAATTTAGAAACTTTAATGATTATTCTTCCTTATTCATTTCCACTTGCCCTAGTTGGAATTTTAGAATCATTGCTTACTGCAACGATCGTAGATGAAATGACGGAAACAAAAAGTGATAAAAACAAAGAAATTAGAGGCCAAGGTATTGCAAACTTTATCACTGGATTTTTTGGTGGTATGGCGGGTTGTGCGATGATAGGCCAATCCGTAATTAATGTTAAATCAGGTGGAAAAGGCAGGTTATCTGCACTAGTTGCTGGTGTGTTTCTACTGTTCCTTATCTTAGTATTAGGTGATGTTGTAGCTATGATTCCAATGGCAGCGTTAGTGGGTGTCATGATTATGGTTTCCATTGGTACATTTGATTGGCAATCGCTTAGAGAATTAAATAGAATACCTCGTAGTGATGCAGTTGTTATGATTGTAACTGTTGCTATCGTAGTAGTAACGCATGATTTAGCTAAAGGAGTCATTGCAGGGGTTATTTTAAGTGCATTGAATTTTGGCTGGCGTATGAGTCAAATTAAAACGAAGGTATCGATAGAGAATAATACGAAAACATATACTGTTACAGGTCAGTTATTTTTCGGAACAATGACACATTTTGTAGATTTGTTTGATGTAAACAACGACCCAGATCATATTATAATTGACTTCGGTCAGTCCCATGTTTGGGATCATTCAGCAGTTACAGCAATATCAAAAGTAATTATGAAATATCAACAATTAGATAAAAAAGTATCTATTGAAGGATTGAATGAAGAGAGCAAGGCAATCATTGAACAAGTCGGTCTGAGTTCTTCATCCAGTCATTAA
- a CDS encoding isocitrate lyase/PEP mutase family protein, with amino-acid sequence MKTCEKVKVFRELHRKDKPMVLLNIWSVECAKALTNRNIKLIPTGSYAMADNYGYEDGENMPFEEIVTYISHMQPNENFITVDIETGYATNLYELEKNIIALIENGVVGINIEDKVKGTSSLFNINEQCQRISFIRKVCEKIGSDIFINVRTDTYFMGDILNNNLGEECLHQTLTRMKAYGEAGADGVFVPGLTNKEHIQSVTNSSTVAINLMLDIKKDNMMEYLNLGVARISFGPSLYFLYNECVDKDIDKFYENILNKLNSYHKNNQIELLMT; translated from the coding sequence ATGAAAACTTGTGAAAAAGTAAAGGTGTTTAGAGAGTTACATCGAAAAGATAAACCAATGGTGTTATTAAATATTTGGAGTGTGGAGTGTGCAAAGGCTTTAACTAATAGAAATATCAAATTAATTCCAACTGGAAGTTATGCTATGGCCGATAATTATGGGTATGAGGATGGAGAAAACATGCCCTTTGAAGAAATAGTTACTTATATCAGTCATATGCAACCAAATGAAAATTTTATTACTGTAGATATAGAGACTGGCTATGCAACTAATTTATATGAGTTAGAAAAAAACATAATAGCACTAATCGAAAATGGTGTAGTTGGAATAAATATAGAGGATAAAGTAAAGGGAACTTCTTCTTTATTTAATATCAATGAACAATGTCAAAGGATATCCTTTATTCGCAAAGTCTGTGAGAAAATAGGTAGTGATATTTTCATAAATGTAAGAACAGATACTTATTTTATGGGAGATATTCTGAATAATAATTTAGGCGAAGAATGTTTACATCAAACATTAACTAGAATGAAAGCTTATGGAGAAGCTGGAGCTGATGGAGTTTTTGTACCAGGATTAACCAACAAAGAACATATTCAAAGCGTCACAAATAGCTCTACAGTGGCAATAAATTTAATGTTGGATATAAAAAAAGATAATATGATGGAATACTTAAATTTAGGTGTTGCTAGGATTAGTTTTGGACCATCTCTTTATTTTTTATATAATGAATGTGTAGATAAAGATATTGATAAGTTTTATGAGAATATTTTAAATAAATTAAACAGTTATCATAAAAATAACCAAATAGAACTTTTAATGACCTAA
- a CDS encoding thioredoxin family protein, with product MKKLIIYSSIVIVLIASLYFVNQLSENQATAKYEEDAKRLYQTSAKDLKPETREQLSDENYQNIILPDQYEEKKANGESFFVYFFSPTCSHCKYTTPKLNPIAAEVGVDLYQYNVWEFEQGWDYIQSTPTLIYYENGEQKDIIAGGINDDARSEEYRQFLTDYK from the coding sequence ATGAAGAAGCTAATAATATATTCTTCTATTGTCATTGTATTAATTGCATCATTATATTTCGTTAATCAACTTTCTGAAAATCAAGCTACTGCAAAATATGAAGAAGACGCAAAAAGATTGTATCAGACTTCAGCTAAAGATTTAAAACCAGAAACAAGGGAGCAACTATCAGACGAGAATTACCAAAACATTATTCTTCCTGATCAGTATGAAGAGAAGAAAGCGAATGGAGAAAGTTTCTTTGTCTATTTCTTTTCACCTACATGTTCTCATTGTAAATATACCACTCCAAAACTTAATCCAATTGCAGCAGAAGTTGGTGTAGATTTGTATCAGTATAACGTATGGGAGTTTGAACAAGGGTGGGATTACATCCAATCTACCCCAACACTCATTTATTATGAAAATGGAGAACAAAAAGATATAATAGCTGGTGGTATTAATGATGATGCAAGATCTGAAGAATATAGACAATTTCTAACTGACTATAAATAA
- a CDS encoding quinone-dependent dihydroorotate dehydrogenase, producing the protein MFYKKIVKPIFFQMDPEKAHHITMNGMSLANKIPGALSLLNGLYGVPEKKELSQKLWNIHFLNPVGLAAGLDKNGVAIQGFSSIGFGFMEVGTVTPKGQPGNEQPRLFRLPPDKALINRMGFNNLGVDSMAEHLQKVYTKKVPIAVNIGKNKMTPNEEAITDYRVCIQRLYSYGDFFVVNISSPNTPNLRQLQHGEELNQLLEAVMDEMNIQHQQSGKEAKPVLVKIAPDLSDEELETTIQSILKHQISGVIATNTTLSRDGLSHSHAQETGGLSGKTLFHPSTEIIRKIYKISEGKIPIIGSGGIFTAEDAYEKIRAGASLVEIYTSLIYKGPSVVREINAGLLNLLKNDGFTNISEAIGAEHK; encoded by the coding sequence ATGTTTTATAAAAAAATAGTCAAACCTATATTTTTTCAAATGGACCCTGAAAAAGCACATCACATTACTATGAATGGGATGAGTTTGGCGAATAAAATACCCGGAGCGTTGTCATTATTAAATGGGTTATATGGAGTGCCTGAAAAAAAGGAACTATCTCAAAAATTGTGGAATATACATTTTTTAAATCCAGTTGGACTAGCTGCAGGATTAGATAAAAATGGTGTAGCCATACAAGGATTTTCATCTATTGGGTTTGGTTTTATGGAAGTTGGAACGGTTACACCTAAAGGACAACCTGGAAATGAGCAGCCAAGATTATTCAGATTACCTCCAGATAAAGCACTAATAAACCGCATGGGATTTAATAACCTAGGTGTGGATTCAATGGCGGAACATTTACAAAAAGTGTATACTAAAAAAGTACCGATAGCAGTTAATATTGGAAAAAATAAAATGACTCCAAATGAAGAAGCAATAACAGATTATCGAGTATGTATTCAACGTTTGTATTCCTACGGAGATTTTTTTGTTGTGAATATTAGTTCACCGAACACACCAAACCTAAGACAACTGCAGCATGGGGAAGAATTAAATCAATTGCTTGAAGCAGTAATGGATGAAATGAACATTCAACATCAACAATCTGGAAAAGAGGCAAAACCCGTACTGGTAAAGATTGCTCCAGATTTAAGTGATGAGGAATTAGAAACAACCATACAAAGTATTTTAAAACATCAAATTTCTGGTGTCATTGCAACAAACACTACGTTATCTCGTGATGGACTTTCACATTCTCATGCTCAAGAAACAGGGGGATTAAGCGGAAAAACATTATTCCATCCTTCTACTGAAATCATTCGTAAAATTTATAAAATATCCGAAGGGAAAATTCCTATCATTGGATCAGGAGGTATTTTCACAGCTGAGGATGCGTATGAGAAAATACGAGCTGGAGCGAGTTTGGTTGAAATATATACGTCATTAATTTATAAAGGTCCATCAGTTGTACGTGAAATTAATGCTGGTTTACTTAATTTATTAAAAAATGATGGTTTTACAAATATATCTGAAGCGATTGGAGCTGAACATAAGTAA
- a CDS encoding universal stress protein, producing MFNKIMLAIDGSEHAKRAADSAIDLMKELSNATITLFHVASKAPSRAKLIHSNFDVQAILKEEAHHILHSVEKKFKNAQVEYLFEVALGEAPDEIVERAHKGNFDLIIIGSRGLNSLGEMLLGSVSHQVAHDAHCPVMIVK from the coding sequence ATGTTTAATAAAATTATGTTAGCTATTGATGGTTCAGAACACGCTAAACGTGCAGCAGATTCAGCTATTGATTTAATGAAAGAACTTTCTAATGCAACAATCACTCTATTTCATGTGGCATCAAAAGCTCCATCAAGAGCTAAATTAATCCACTCGAACTTTGATGTACAAGCTATTTTAAAGGAAGAAGCACATCATATTTTACATTCCGTAGAGAAAAAGTTTAAGAATGCACAAGTAGAATATTTGTTTGAAGTAGCTTTAGGAGAAGCTCCTGATGAAATTGTTGAACGAGCCCATAAAGGGAACTTTGATCTCATTATCATCGGAAGCCGAGGTTTAAATTCCCTTGGTGAGATGTTATTAGGAAGTGTAAGTCATCAAGTAGCACATGATGCCCATTGTCCAGTAATGATCGTAAAATAA
- the queC gene encoding 7-cyano-7-deazaguanine synthase QueC — MNKKAVIILSGGLDSTTCMGIAKDQGYDLYPITFDYGQRHNIEIEKSKKVADYYGVRDKQKIIPLSFLKDFGGSALTDDNLEVPDVVTSDASAAESSDIPITYVPGRNLLFLSIATSYAEVLEADAIFIGVNALDYSGYPDCRPEFIGKMEEVISLATKVGVEGHKVKIETPLISWSKAEIIKEGLKIDVPYHLTTSCYNGEEEACGTCDSCRLRLKGFEEAGSKDPIPYVL; from the coding sequence ATGAACAAAAAAGCAGTAATTATTTTAAGTGGTGGATTAGATAGTACAACCTGTATGGGAATTGCAAAGGATCAAGGTTACGATTTATATCCAATCACGTTTGATTACGGACAGAGGCATAATATTGAAATTGAAAAGTCAAAAAAAGTCGCAGATTATTATGGTGTTAGAGATAAACAAAAAATCATTCCATTATCTTTTTTAAAAGATTTTGGTGGCAGTGCCTTGACAGATGATAATTTGGAAGTACCAGATGTAGTAACATCAGATGCATCAGCTGCTGAGTCCTCAGACATTCCAATTACTTATGTGCCTGGGCGTAATTTATTGTTTTTATCTATCGCTACCTCTTATGCTGAAGTTTTAGAAGCAGATGCGATTTTTATTGGTGTAAATGCGCTTGATTATAGCGGCTATCCAGATTGCAGGCCAGAGTTCATAGGTAAAATGGAAGAAGTTATTTCTTTAGCTACTAAGGTTGGGGTAGAAGGTCATAAAGTAAAAATAGAAACACCACTCATTTCTTGGAGCAAAGCTGAGATTATAAAAGAAGGTTTAAAAATAGATGTACCTTATCATCTAACTACTTCTTGTTACAATGGAGAAGAAGAGGCTTGTGGTACATGTGATAGTTGCCGTTTACGTTTAAAAGGTTTTGAAGAAGCGGGTTCTAAAGATCCTATTCCTTATGTTTTATAA